In Thermococcus sp. 21S7, the genomic window AGAAAATGATTGGGGAGATGGCCAACGGCTCCATCGAGGCCCTTGAGTCTGCGAGGAAGAGCATCGAGGGCGACTTCGATTCGACGGAGGAGATATCGAGCAGGCTACACCTCATAAGGGCCGACGTCCTTGAGCTCGCCACAGAGCTCCTCGTCCGCTACTCCCCGGTTGCCGGCGACCTGCGATTTATCCAGAGCGCCATAGACGTCTCCTATGACCTCTACCGGATTTCCAGATACGCTATGGAGATAGAGCGGACGGCGAGGATTGTTGGGGGGTCGACTGAGCTCTCCCGGAGGGCGTTTACCCTGACGGAGGAAGCTGTGAGGCTCTCAGTTGACGCGTTCATGGGGCTGAACGAAACCCTCGTCGGCAGGCTCCTTGAGCTCGACAGGCGGATTGACGGGTATTACCTGAGGTCGCTTGAGGCCCTAAACGAGAGTCCTGGGAAGGCGAGGGACGCGCTGATAATGCGCCACCTCGAAAGGATAAGCGACCACGCAAAAGAGATAGGCGCGAGGGTGATATACATAAAAGAGGGCAGGAGGGTTTGAGCCATCTTGCTGTTTCCATTTAAACCTCAAGCGAGTCCATAGCGACCTTGATCCATCTCAGATAGGAGTTCAGCGTTCCCCTCAGGGCGGAGTTGTCCCGGGCGAGAAAGCGGATTATTATCCTGTTCCCCTCGCGGAGGAACTCTATCCTGCTCCTCCGGTAGGGCACGCTCTCGTGCTCGTACAGAACGCTCTCGTAGACTATCCTAGCAGTCTCCTCATCGGGAAAGGAGATTTCGATCACTCCTTCGATTGGCCAGGCTTTTTCTTCAGCCACGCCGCCTCCTTGTAGTCCCATCTCCGCCCGTCCTCCATTATCCATATCTTGACGCTTATGAGCGGGCCAACGGCCTTCTCCTTATTGACGTCCAGGCGGTAGAAGTTCACCGCCATTCCGCGCGGGTGCCTCTCGATTACGCTCAGCACGTCGGTGTTGTACCTGTCGGCTATTCCTAGGAGCGAGCGCTCCTTCCTCGGGACGAACTTTCCGCCGGTCAGCTCGGCGAAAACCTGGGCGAACGCAACGTGGTCGAGGCCGACGCGCTTTGCGGTGGTCACAACAAGCGGCATCTCCTCGCGTATGGGCCTTATGTCCCTGAAACCAATCTCGCGCTGGAGCTTGATGCCGTGGAGGTACAGGTAGCCGAGGTAGCCCCAGTCCTCGGGGTCAACTTTGATAAAGGTCATCTTGAGCGGGTTGCCCTTCCAGACGTTGACTATCAAGAGCCTCTCGTAGTTCCTGTCGTAGGCCTCCATGAGCAGGTCCTGGACCGTCTTCTTTCCCCTGGTCAGGTAGAGCGAGTTGGGGAAGACCTTCTCCAGGTCGTGGCCGAAGCTCCTCGTCCTCCTCGTGGGTCTGTGGGAAGTCGTTATCAGCATCATAGCCCTCACTCAAAATTCGTTTAAGCGATAAAAGGCTTTCGAAACGAAAGAATCAGATCGCCTTTACGCGTCTGGCCACCCTGGGCCTGGGCTTGTAGAGTATCTTGCTGCCGCAGTAGGGGCAGCGGACTTCCCTGGTGTTTTCGAGGTCGAGCTCGACCTCCTTTCCACATTTTGCGCAGCGGTAAACGGCCATCACCATGGTTATCACCCTAAACTAAGCAAAGGAAAGGGGTCAGGCCTTGGAGGCCGTGACACGCTTGGCGACCTTTCCTGCCGGAGTGGTCGGCAGGTAGGCACCGCCGGCGAAGGTGGCGCCGCACTTCTGGCACTGCCATATGCCGGTGCTTATCCTCCTGACGGCCTTCCTTCCGCAGACCGGGCAGACGTGCTTCTGCTTCATCTTGGCCTCAACGGCCGCGACCCTTCTTCTAATCTTGAGACCGTACCTTGGACCGTACCTTCCGGCTGAACCAACCTTAGTAGTCCTTCCCATGAGCATCACCTCTAATTATCAACCGATTTTCACGACTGGAGAGTGTTTCCGGGGACGTTTTATAAACCTTTGCCCGGAAGCTTTGCATGGTAAAGTTTCATCAAAGTTCGCGGTTCCTTTAAACCTGCCGGTTGATGGAAGAGTTCTTTATAAAATTTATCTGATTGAAGCTTTGGAAAAAGCTTCACCAGAAAAGTTTGTAAGGGGGGCAGTGGAGATGTCGCCCCCCTGGGGGTCCCGACGTCATCGCAACCCACTACTCGTCGGGCATTCATTTCTATGCACAAAACCTTATAACAGTTGGGCCTACTCACCCATAGGTGCAGAACATGGCAGGAACGGTAAGCAAGGTAATACACTTCCGCGACGAGGAGGAGTTCTTCGACGACATGACTGAGATAATGGAGCGCTTTTCCTACCTGGCCAGCAAATACGGTCACAATCCCGTTGAGGGTGTTCTCCTGTGGGACTACATAGGCGTTCAGGACGAAGAAGGCGTTAAAATTTTCCGCGTGGGCGAGTTTCCCTACTTTGAGGGGGCCCTGAAGGTTGACCTTGAGACCCTTAGAGTCATGGAGCGCTACTTCGACGAGATGGAGAGCAAGTGGGACGAACTCCGCGTGGAGGACATCGCTTACTTCGTGGAGATGCTCAACGACGCCCTGGGCAGGGAAATCGTCTACTACGAAGCCTACGACCTCGGCCTGGACAGGAACACTGCCTACATAATCCTCAACCTCGTCAGCCTGCACTATCTGGAGAGCGTTCTCGACGGAAGGGACAGGGAGATATTCGAGGAAGCCGTTGAGATGCTAATGAAGTACATTTGATTATGTGATTGTTGAATTATGTAATTGCTTGATTAAAGCTTGAGGTGATGCCCGTGCTCTTCAAGAAGAGGGGAACCTTCACCGAGGAGGACGCCAGAAAGGTCATCGAGATTGTGAGCGAGAGGCCCGATGAGAGGGAGATAATCGTCATGGCGGAGAAGGTTACGGACGGGGCAAAGAGGCGCCTCTGGGACTACGCGAGGGGAGTTCAGCTCATGGCCGACATGACCGGCGAGAACCGGAGCGTGAGGGTGGAGATTCTTGAGGGCTACGTGAGCGAACATGTGAAGGGCGTTGAACTATGAATCCCCCTGTCTCTTCTCAATGGAAATGTTTATATATCGGGTAAACAAATATTTACCCGGTAGAATCAATATTGACTGT contains:
- a CDS encoding phosphate uptake regulator PhoU, whose protein sequence is MRKLLDIGIEQLKKMIGEMANGSIEALESARKSIEGDFDSTEEISSRLHLIRADVLELATELLVRYSPVAGDLRFIQSAIDVSYDLYRISRYAMEIERTARIVGGSTELSRRAFTLTEEAVRLSVDAFMGLNETLVGRLLELDRRIDGYYLRSLEALNESPGKARDALIMRHLERISDHAKEIGARVIYIKEGRRV
- the pcc1 gene encoding KEOPS complex subunit Pcc1 gives rise to the protein MGLQGGGVAEEKAWPIEGVIEISFPDEETARIVYESVLYEHESVPYRRSRIEFLREGNRIIIRFLARDNSALRGTLNSYLRWIKVAMDSLEV
- a CDS encoding ribosomal biogenesis protein, whose product is MMLITTSHRPTRRTRSFGHDLEKVFPNSLYLTRGKKTVQDLLMEAYDRNYERLLIVNVWKGNPLKMTFIKVDPEDWGYLGYLYLHGIKLQREIGFRDIRPIREEMPLVVTTAKRVGLDHVAFAQVFAELTGGKFVPRKERSLLGIADRYNTDVLSVIERHPRGMAVNFYRLDVNKEKAVGPLISVKIWIMEDGRRWDYKEAAWLKKKPGQSKE
- a CDS encoding DNA-directed RNA polymerase subunit P is translated as MVMAVYRCAKCGKEVELDLENTREVRCPYCGSKILYKPRPRVARRVKAI
- a CDS encoding 50S ribosomal protein L37ae, with the translated sequence MGRTTKVGSAGRYGPRYGLKIRRRVAAVEAKMKQKHVCPVCGRKAVRRISTGIWQCQKCGATFAGGAYLPTTPAGKVAKRVTASKA